In Pseudoalteromonas sp. '520P1 No. 423', the sequence ATGCTTCATAATCATAAAATAAATGCCCAGCCATGAAGTGCGCATACCGTTAAGGTTAAAATCGCCCGCATTTGAAAATAGCTAAGATTAAGGGTATTTGAATTTTTTCTGCTCAAATAATACTCCACAGCTAATAATCCGATGTAGCCAAAAACTAATAAACTCAAAGCAATTTTGGAAGAAAAAAATAAACAAGCAAAACTGTACAAGCAAAATAAATTACTTAAAACTAATGTTGTATTATTTTTAACAAGTCTATCTTTGCGCCATAATGTGCCTGACAAAAAGCTTAATATACAGACACTATAAAAAATAAATCCTTGCTCTGGTGTAATTGAATTTAAACTTACATTGGTCAGAGACATTAAAATCAACCCAATAAAAGGTAATAAACCTAAATAACCAAGTAATTGCCATACACGCATTTTATCAGTCCTTTATCTCGTGAATTATATTTACTAGCGGTTGCACGGGCTTGTCAGGCTTTGCATAGTGTAATCGATTAATTTTCTTTGTTTTATGGTAGCTATCAAGGGAAGATACTGCCACAGTGTTTATTGATTCAATATCAATAAACCCGTCACTTTGAATCGCTTGTTGGTCGCAAATGATATGTGTGATTTCGCCAATGATCATCAAAGTACTGTTAAGCTCAATTGGAATAATTTGCTTTAATGAAACGGCATACTTTAAACGGCTTTGACCCACAAAAGGCGCATTAATCGTATCGATAAATTCGGTTGTTAATCCACATGATTCAAATTCACTTTGATTTTGTGAGTAGGCCGCAGATGTTTGATGCGCTTTGTCATAAAAAGCTTCACTGACTTGATTAATTGTATATTCCTTTGTTTGTTTTATGTTATCTAGCGTATGCCTTTTACCGTTGTCAGGTCGCATAATAAAAGCAACTAATGCGGGTGAGGCTCCAAGATGCACAACAGAACTAAACATTGCTAAGTTAGTTTGTCCTTTACTATTTTGACTGCCGATTAAATTAGCACTTTTAAATCCTGAGAGACTATTGATAAAAAGTGCGCGATCACGACTGTCCATATTATGAAGGTCATTTTGGTTAAAAGATTTAAATTTGATAATGGTATTCACTGTGTACTGGTTATTTGACCATAGATACGTAAAATAGGCTTTAACAGATCGATTTAAAATCGATCTTTAGGTCATTTTATGATTTGGTGTTTGACCAGTTTTTGTAAATAATTGAGCAATTGTTAAGTGATATAGAAGTGCAAAAATTAACAATACCGCACAATAGCATTTATGTGAGGTTTATTTAAAATCAACTATTGTTTTGTGTAGCATATTGCTTTTCATTTTTATAGTAGCTTCTAAGTTGGTGCATAGCGTCAAATTCACATGCGCTCCAAATTGACACTATACCATCTAACCATGAGAGTGACTTTACTTTACTATAAAGTGATTCTTCATTTGTGATCCAAATAACTTTATAGTTTTTCGGCGCCTCAATTAACTGTATATCATTATTTTTTATCACTTTTAACATGTGCATAGTGCTGTGAATTGATTCTATATTTTAAATTTTCATGAAGTATAAAATTAATATGTGATTCATTTTTGTTACTAATAGTAAAAACCCTGCACTGTGGCAGGGTTATGTTTTAAGTGAGTGATGATTTAGTTAATCTCACTTTAAATAGATGGAAATTATGCCGCAGCTAACTCCTTTGCATTGTTTTGCTCTGCTTTGATAGATTTGAGTTTTACTCTGTGGTCAGTCGCTAACCAATTGTAAAGTAAAGGTAGGACTATGAGAGTGAAAAATGTGCCAATTAACATACCTGCAACTAATATAACACCTATGCTATTTCGTGCTTCAGCACCTGCTCCAGTTACTAATACTAAAGGAAAGTGCCCTAATACTGTTGCAGCGGTAGTCATTAATATAGGGCGTAATCTCGTGGCTGCTGCAGACTTAACGGCGTCTAACTTACTCAAACCTTGTAGTTGCATATGATTTGCAAACTCAACTATAAGAATACCATTTTTGGCGATGA encodes:
- a CDS encoding DUF3429 domain-containing protein, producing the protein MRVWQLLGYLGLLPFIGLILMSLTNVSLNSITPEQGFIFYSVCILSFLSGTLWRKDRLVKNNTTLVLSNLFCLYSFACLFFSSKIALSLLVFGYIGLLAVEYYLSRKNSNTLNLSYFQMRAILTLTVCALHGWAFIL
- a CDS encoding SIP domain-containing protein; this encodes MLKVIKNNDIQLIEAPKNYKVIWITNEESLYSKVKSLSWLDGIVSIWSACEFDAMHQLRSYYKNEKQYATQNNS
- a CDS encoding flavin reductase family protein — translated: MDSRDRALFINSLSGFKSANLIGSQNSKGQTNLAMFSSVVHLGASPALVAFIMRPDNGKRHTLDNIKQTKEYTINQVSEAFYDKAHQTSAAYSQNQSEFESCGLTTEFIDTINAPFVGQSRLKYAVSLKQIIPIELNSTLMIIGEITHIICDQQAIQSDGFIDIESINTVAVSSLDSYHKTKKINRLHYAKPDKPVQPLVNIIHEIKD